A genomic window from Solanum dulcamara chromosome 11, daSolDulc1.2, whole genome shotgun sequence includes:
- the LOC129871990 gene encoding DNA mismatch repair protein MLH3-like, with protein sequence MGRWGQFGEGITRVVEELVFNSLDAGATKVSVAIGIGTCFVKVDDNGCGVSRDGPVLMGEKYDILFAKCWTAINFSIVLMLLYIISFA encoded by the exons ATGG GGAGATGGGGTCAATTCGGTGAGGGTATCACAAGGGTTGTTGAGGAGTTGGTTTTCAACAGCCTCGATGCTGGTGCCACCAAG GTATCTGTTGCTATAGGCATTGGGACCTGCTTTGTGAAGGTGGATGACAATG GATGTGGTGTTTCGCGAGATGGACCGGTGCTGATGGGAGAAAAATATGATATTCTTTTTGCAAAATGTTGGACTGCCATCAACTTTTCTATTGTATTGATGTTGCTGTACATAATTTCTTTTGCCTGA
- the LOC129873209 gene encoding protein RER1A-like isoform X1, producing MDNSDGAASAAGDASPSAFTQLTSSASRSFQHFLDKTTPYLLYRWIAFFFIAVLYVVRVYVVEGFYVISYALGIYILNLLIGFLSPQVDPEFQDLSDGPTLPTRETDEFRPFVRRLPEFKFWYSITKAFCIAFVLTFFSVLDVPVFWPILLFYWVVLFTLTMRRQIRHMLKYKYLPFSFGKQNCVSSQFPPPFQRYDGKETASSESEDLLP from the exons ATGGATAATAGTGACGGTGCCGCGTCCGCCGCCGGCGATGCTAGTCCATCCGCTTTTACACAATTAACCTCATCTGCTTCCCGTTCGTTCCAACACTTCTTGGACAAAACAACACCGTATTTACTTTACCGTTGGATCGCCTTCTTCTTCATCGCTGTGCTGTATGTTGTACGAGTATATGTGGTGGAAGGGTTCTACGTCATCTCCTATGCCCTCGGTATCTATATCCTTAACCTCCTCATCGGCTTTCTCTCGCCGCAGGTTGACCCGGAATTCCAGGATTTATCCGATGGCCCGACTCTGCCGACCCGAGAAACTGACGAATTCCGCCCTTTTGTTCGTCGCCTCCCTGAATTCAAATTCTG GTACTCAATCACCAAGGCTTTCTGCATTGCATTTGTGTTAACATTTTTCAGTGTATTGGATGTGCCTGTCTTTTGGCCGATCCTCCTTTTCTACTGGGTTGTGCTGTTCACACTTACAATGAGAAGACAAATACGACACATGTTGAAATATAAATATCTGCCATTCTCTTTTGGGAAACAG AACTGTGTTTCATCCCAATTTCCTCCACCCTTTCAGCGGTATGATGGAAAGGAAACAGCTTCATCGGAAAGTGAAGATCTTCTCCCGTAG
- the LOC129873209 gene encoding protein RER1A-like isoform X2, with protein sequence MDNSDGAASAAGDASPSAFTQLTSSASRSFQHFLDKTTPYLLYRWIAFFFIAVLYVVRVYVVEGFYVISYALGIYILNLLIGFLSPQVDPEFQDLSDGPTLPTRETDEFRPFVRRLPEFKFWYSITKAFCIAFVLTFFSVLDVPVFWPILLFYWVVLFTLTMRRQIRHMLKYKYLPFSFGKQRYDGKETASSESEDLLP encoded by the exons ATGGATAATAGTGACGGTGCCGCGTCCGCCGCCGGCGATGCTAGTCCATCCGCTTTTACACAATTAACCTCATCTGCTTCCCGTTCGTTCCAACACTTCTTGGACAAAACAACACCGTATTTACTTTACCGTTGGATCGCCTTCTTCTTCATCGCTGTGCTGTATGTTGTACGAGTATATGTGGTGGAAGGGTTCTACGTCATCTCCTATGCCCTCGGTATCTATATCCTTAACCTCCTCATCGGCTTTCTCTCGCCGCAGGTTGACCCGGAATTCCAGGATTTATCCGATGGCCCGACTCTGCCGACCCGAGAAACTGACGAATTCCGCCCTTTTGTTCGTCGCCTCCCTGAATTCAAATTCTG GTACTCAATCACCAAGGCTTTCTGCATTGCATTTGTGTTAACATTTTTCAGTGTATTGGATGTGCCTGTCTTTTGGCCGATCCTCCTTTTCTACTGGGTTGTGCTGTTCACACTTACAATGAGAAGACAAATACGACACATGTTGAAATATAAATATCTGCCATTCTCTTTTGGGAAACAG CGGTATGATGGAAAGGAAACAGCTTCATCGGAAAGTGAAGATCTTCTCCCGTAG
- the LOC129873208 gene encoding UPF0481 protein At3g47200-like — MVAVFNKDLLSWYLITLKLKETVDAGLQNTPPTPTPTPTTSRSIHFPELPLQQQQPLLQKEEYQPADSLKITIEENVYNVEEGPKSPESEWVISIKDKLEQAKQDNDAGSWAKLSIYRVPLSLRRDDDKAYIPQIVSLGPYHHGKRRLRNMDRHKWRAVFHILKRTDQEIKMYIDAVRELEEKARACYEGAIAMSSNEFVEMMVLDSCFVLELFRGVAGGFKHLGYARNDPVFAMRGSMHSIQRDMIMIENQIPLFILDRLYGIQSEMPDEKGIVARLALRFFDPLMPTDEPLTKSDLTKLESSMGRSASFDPLADLAGLHCLDVFRRSLLQTGPKPTPRTWIKRWSHSSRVADKRRQQMIHSVSELKEAGVKFKKRKTDRFWDVKFKNGILKMPRLLIHDGTKSLFLNLIAFEQCHLDCTNDITSYVIFLDNLIDSPEDVKYLHYCGIIEHWLGNDAEVADLFNRLCQEVVFDVNDSYLSQLSEQINRYYDHRWNAWRATLRHKYFNNPWAIISFAAAVILILFTFAQTFYGVYGYYRPPQ; from the exons ATGGTTGCTGTATTCAACAAAGATCTTTTGAGTTGGTACCTCATTACCCTCAAGCTCAAAGAAACTGTTGATGCTGGACTTCAAAATACTCCTCCAACTCCAACTCCTACTCCCACCACCAGCAGATCCATTCATTTTCCAGAATTAcccctgcaacaacaacaacccctGTTGCAAAAAGAAGAGTATCAGCCAGCTGATTCTTTGAAAATTACTATTGAGGAAAATGTTTATAATGTAGAGGAAGGTCCGAAATCACCCGAATCGGAATGGGTAATTAGCATTAAGGACAAATTAGAACAAGCTAAGCAAGATAATGATGCTGGATCATGGGCTAAACTTTCTATCTACAGAGTCCCTTTAAGCCTAAGAAGAGATGATGATAAAGCTTATATACCTCAAATTGTCTCTTTGGGTCCTTATCACCATGGCAAAAGGCGACTCAGAAATATGGATCGCCATAAATGGCGAGCCGTTTTCCACATCCTCAAGAGGACAGATCAGGAAATTAAAATGTATATTGATGCTGTAAGAGAGCTCGAAGAGAAAGCACGCGCCTGTTATgaaggggcaattgcaatgagCAGCAATGAGTTTGTTGAAATGATGGTTCTCGATAGCTGTTTTGTATTGGAGCTGTTTCGTGGAGTTGCTGGTGGATTCAAGCATCTTGGTTATGCGAGGAATGACCCGGTTTTCGCGATGCGGGGATCAATGCATTCGATTCagagagatatgatcatgattgagAATCAAATTCCGTTATTTATCCTTGATCGATTGTATGGGATCCAATCTGAAATGCCTGATGAAAAGGGTATTGTAGCCAGGTTAGCTCTGAGGTTTTTTGATCCATTGATGCCAACTGATGAGCCATTGACAAAGAGCGACTTGACCAAATTGGAGTCATCAATGGGACGTTCTGCTTCTTTTGATCCATTGGCAGACCTTGCTGGACTTCATTGCCTTGATGTTTTCAG GAGGAGCCTTTTGCAGACAGGGCCTAAGCCAACACCTAGGACGTGGATCAAGCGTTGGTCACATTCGAGTAGGGTGGCAGACAAACGCAGGCAGCAAATGATTCATAGTGTTTCAGAGCTGAAAGAAGCTGGGGTTAAGTTCAAGAAAAGGAAGACTGATCGGTTTTGGGATGTAAAATTTAAGAATGGAATCCTCAAAATGCCTCGGCTTTTAATCCATGATGGTACAAAGTCGCTTTTCCTCAACCTGATTGCTTTTGAGCAGTGCCATCTTGACTGCACAAATGACATAACTTCGTACGTGATTTTCTTGGACAACTTGATCGATTCGCCAGAGGATGTTAAATACCTCCATTATTGTGGAATAATTGAGCATTGGCTTGGGAATGATGCTGAAGTTGCTGACCTCTTCAACCGGCTTTGTCAAGAGGTTGTTTTCGACGTCAATGACAGTTACCTTTCACAGCTATCCGAGCAAATTAACCGGTACTACGACCACAGGTGGAATGCTTGGCGTGCTACTTTAAGGCATAAGTATTTCAACAACCCATGGGCAATTATCTCCTTTGCTGCTGCTGTTATTTTGATACTCTTCACCTTCGCACAAACTTTTTATGGAGTCTATGGCTACTACAGACCACCACAATAG
- the LOC129874162 gene encoding peptidyl-tRNA hydrolase, mitochondrial, translated as MLSWLGFGALPLARKEPKMNEMLRRICRRNFCTCSPRPWLFVGLGNPGDKYRGTRHNVGFEMLDAFADSQGIHMETVHCKAMFGQGFVKGIPVLLAKPLTYMNLSGESTGPLAAYYKLPLNRVVVFHDDMDLPCGVLRLHPKGGHNRHNGLKSVIYHFRGNGEFPRLRIGIGRPPGQMDPKAFMLQKFNLTARERIDAALLEGAHALEQVLSKGFSESSNCFNTTQKYKHIRLQTLPA; from the exons ATGTTGAGTTGGTTGGGCTTCGGGGCACTACCCTTAGCTAGAAAAGAAcccaag ATGAATGAGATGCTTAGAAGGATTTGTCGGCGCAACTTCTGCACTTGTTCTCCTCGGCCGTGGCTCTTTGTTGGGTTGGGCAATCCTGGGGATAAATACAGGGGAACGAGACATAAT GTTGGTTTTGAAATGCTTGATGCATTCGCAGACTCACAAGGGATTCATATGGAGACAGTACATTGTAAAGCAATGTTTGGACAAG GTTTTGTCAAAGGCATTCCAGTTCTCCTTGCAAAGCCACTAACTTACATGAATTTGAGTGGTGAATCT ACTGGCCCACTTGCAGCATATTACAAGCTCCCTCTCAATCGTGTGGTTGTG TTTCATGATGACATGGATTTACCATGTGGAGTTCTTCGTCTTCACCCCAAGGGAGGTCATAACAGACATAACGG GTTGAAGAGTGTGATTTATCATTTTCGTGGAAATGGAGAGTTTCCTCGGTTAAGGATAG GTATTGGAAGACCTCCTGGTCAGATGGATCCCAAAGCATTCATGCTTCAAAAGTTTAATTTAACTGCAAGAGAACGA ATTGATGCTGCATTACTGGAAGGAGCACATGCATTGGAGCAAGTCTTATCCAAAGGCTTCTCCGAAAGTTCTAATTGCTTCAATACAACGCAGAAGTACAAGCACATACGATTGCAGACATTGCCAGCGTGA
- the LOC129873622 gene encoding zingipain-2-like has protein sequence MSKTVIVTLLFALFSSLSYAIDMSIIDYKNKEVMKGIIYEKWLTEYGKAYNALGEKEKRFVIFKDNLRFIEEHNNSENRTYKVGLNQFADLTNEEYRAMYLGTRSDARRRLVKSKNPSLRYASRPNELLPHSVDWRKRGAVAPIKNQGSCGSCWAFSTVAAVEGINQIVTGEMITLSEQELVDCDRAQNVGCNGGLMDYAFEFIISNGGMDTENHYPYRGVEGRCDPVLKNSKAVSIDDYEDVPRNERALQKAVAHQPVSVAIEASGRAFQLYSSGVFTGKCGEQVDHGVVVVGYGSENGKDYWLVRNSWGIKWGESGYVKIERNVKNAHLGKCGIMTEASYPIKDATNKRTTTTSKEEKISII, from the exons ATGTCTAAAACCGTAATAGTAACTCTTCTCTTCGCCCTCTTTTCGTCTTTATCCTATGCAATTGACATGTCCATCATAGATTACAAAAATAAGGAGGTGATGAAGGGAATTATATACGAAAAGTGGTTAACAGAGTATGGGAAAGCGTATAATGCCTTGggagagaaggagaaaagaTTTGTGATTTTTAAGGATAATTTGAGGTTCATTGAGGAACATAACAACTCCGAAAATCGCACGTATAAGGTTGGATTGAACCAATTTGCTGATCTCACGAACGAGGAGTACCGGGCTATGTATTTGGGCACGAGAAGTGACGCTAGGCGGCGCCTTGTGAAATCGAAAAATCCAAGCCTGCGTTATGCTTCGCGGCCTAATGAGCTGCTGCCTCATTCTGTCGATTGGAGGAAGAGAGGCGCTGTTGCTCCTATCAAGAATCAAGGGAGTtgtg GAAGTTGCTGGGCCTTTTCAACCGTGGCAGCAGTGGAAGGCATAAACCAAATTGTAACAGGGGAAATGATCACACTATCTGAGCAGGAACTTGTTGATTGTGACAGAGCCCAGAACGTTGGTTGTAACGGTGGCCTAATGGACTATGCCTTCGAGTTCATAATCTCCAACGGTGGCATGGACACTGAAAATCACTATCCTTATCGCGGCGTTGAAGGCCGATGCGATCCTGTTCTG AAAAATTCCAAGGCTGTTAGTATTGATGATTACGAAGACGTGCCTAGAAATGAAAGAGCACTTCAAAAAGCTGTCGCACATCAACCTGTTAGCGTAGCCATCGAAGCTTCTGGCAGAGCTTTCCAACTCTACTCCTCG gGAGTGTTTACGGGGAAATGTGGAGAGCAAGTAGACCATGGTGTTGTGGTGGTTGGCTACGGTAGTGAAAATGGAAAGGATTATTGGTTAGTGAGGAACTCATGGGGCATAAAGTGGGGAGAAAGTGGTTATGTCAAAATTGAACGTAATGTGAAGAATGCTCACTTGGGCAAGTGTGGAATTATGACGGAGGCTTCATATCCCATTAAGGATGCCACAAATAAACGTACTACTACTActtcaaaagaagaaaagattaGCATTATctga